Within Paeniglutamicibacter psychrophenolicus, the genomic segment CTCGTCGGGGCGGGTGATCACCACGCCGAGCTCGCGCAGCGTCGCAACGGTCATCTCGATGTGGTCGGGGCTGGCGATGCGGCCGGCGGCGGCGGTGATTTCCAGCCCGTGCTCGGTGCGCGCGGCAACCAGCAGCAGGGCGGAAATGAACTGCGAGGAACCCGAAGCGTCGACCGTGATCCGGCCCCCGGCCAGGGACCCGGTGCCGGTGACGGTGGCAGGCAGCAGGCCCGGTTCGCCGTGCTCGGCCAGCGGGACGCCGAGGTCGGACAGCGCGTTGAGCACCGGGGCCATGGGGCGCAGCCGGGCGTGCGGGTCGCCGTCGAAGGTGAAGGAGCCTCGGGCCAGGGCGGCCAGCGGGGGAACGAAGCGCATGACGGTCCCGGCCAGCCCGCAGTCGATGTCGACCCGGCCCATGTCGGCGCCCAGGTCCATGGGGGTGATGAGCAGCTCCAGGGTTCCGTCCGCCACCTGGCGGGTTTCGATGCCGGTGCCCAGGGCGCGCAGGGCGCCGATCATCAGGTCGGAGTCGCGCGAGGCCAGCGCGTTGGAGATGCGCGAGGGGCCCTCGGCCAGGGCGGCGAGCAGAAGATACCGGTTGGTCAACGACTTGGACGCCGGAACGATGACGGTTCCGTCAACGGGGAGTTCGGGGTGCGGGGCGTCCCACGCGGTGTCCAGGGTCTCTTGGGTGCTCAACGGCTGCCTCCGGGTCTCGGGTGTGCCGCGGGAATTGGCCCGCGGCGGGGGAATGGGGGTCGGGAATGGGGGTCATGGGCGGTGGCGGCGCCGTTGCCGCCGGCGGTGGATTCGCGCCGGATGCGCAAAACCACCTGCGAAGGGGGAACACCTGGAGCCGGTGCCGCTGGGGGCCGGGCCCGTGGGCCGGCGATCGGTGTCCCCTCGTGGCCCCAATTCTAGCCGCAGGCGGGGCCCGGGCGTGGAATAGAGTCGCGGGCTTGCGTGTTACCCCCTGTATGGCGTGAACCGCGCAACGCGCAACAACCGCTGGCGCGGGAAGCCGCGCCAGCGTCAAACAACGATTCCAAGGCAAGAGGCGGAGGACATATGGGAGTATTGCAGCTCGAAGCCCCGGCCCCGAGTGCGTCGCGGCTACGCGTAGACTGGGCCGTGATGACCGAGAATATACAGGGCACCGACACTGTACCGGTAGCCGATGAGACCGAAGCACAACGCCGCGAGCGCTTCGAGCGCGACGCACTGCAATATGTCGACCAGCTCTATTCCGCGGCCATGCGCATGGCGCGCAACCCCGCGGATGCCGAGGACCTGGTCCAGGAGGCCTACACCAAGGCGTATTCGGCCTTCCACCAGTACAAGCCCGGGACCAACCTGAAGGCCTGGCTGTACCGGATCCTGACCAACACCTACATCAACCTCTACCGCAAGCGCCAGCGCGAGCCGCTGCGCACCGGGACGGACACCGTCGAGGATTGGCAGATGGCCAAGGCCGCGGAGCACACGCCCGCCGGGCTGCGCTCGGCCGAGGTCGAGGCCCTGGACCACCTGCCGGACTCGGACGTGAAGAACGCGCTGCAGTCCATTGCCGAGGAGTTCCGGTTGGCGGTGTACTTCGTGGACGTCGAGGGTTTCCCCTACAAGGATGCCGCGGAGATCCTCGGTGTGCCGATCGGCACGGTGATGTCGCGGTTGCACCGGGGACGAAAACAATTGCGAGAACTGCTCGCCGACTATGCGCATGAGCGCGGGATCGGTGTGGCACAAAGGACCCAAGGGGCACCCACGCCCGGAGCGGAGAAGAAATAATGGGGGACTGCCAGTCATTGGGAGACTGCGACGACAAACGCATCGTGCGTCTGTACGAGTACCTTGACGGAGCGTTGTCGCTGCAGGACCTCTCGGAGGTCAAGGCCCACCTGGAGCACTGTGCCGAGTGCACCGAGGAATACGACCTGGAGTGCATCATCCGCTCCGTCGTGCGACGCAGCTGCCAGGAGATCGCGCCGGACACGCTGAAGTCGAAGATCATCACCCGGATTTCCGAGATCCGGGTCGAATCGGGCCACGCCTAGAAACGTCGGCGAGACCAATCCACGCCCGCCACCAGGCGCCGGGCACGCAAGAGGGCCGGAGTTCGTTTCATCGTCAGCTGACGATCAACGGGCTCCGGCCCTCTGGTCTTCCGGGTGCGGTGTTCCTGCGGTCTGTGCCCGCGGGGAACACCGCCGCGTCCGGCTTAGGTGTTGGGGCGCTTGCCGTGGTTGGCTCCGCCGCGCTTGCGATCCTTACGCTTACGTGCACGTTTGCTCATGTGAGGACTCCTTTGCAATTCCTGGTCCCAAGTTGGACTTTCCCCAGTCTGTCATATACACGCGGCCGGACCCAAGAATATAAGTACGCCGCGAGAAAAATGTGTCAGCCGGCCCCGGGCTCGGGCAACCCCAGCCAGGAGTACCAGCCGCGGTGCAGCACGAGCCAGGCCATCAGCCCGTATCCGGCCTGCCCGGGCAGCCCGCCGTTGACCGACAGGTCGTTGCGCCACTGGGCGTGGTTCTGCAGCGGGGTGAAGGTGTCCACGTAGTGGTGCTTGCGGCGCGTGGCCACATCCGCGTAGACGTGGGAGAGCTCGGCCAGGCGCGCGTTGCGTTCCGGGTCAAGTCCGGGGGCGGGGCCCACGACCAGGGCCTTGATGCTCATCTGCGAGGCGGAGTCCAGGATGTTGGCCAGGTTCAGCCGGGAGCGGGCGGTGGACAGGCCCAGGTCCAGGTCGCGGTCCGAAAGCGCGATGACCAGGCGGTTGTCGACGTTCTCGCCGAAACGGCGGGAGGCCTCGTCGAACCAGCGGGTGCTCAGGGCCTCGGTGCCTTCCCCGGGTGCGGCCAGCGTGTAGCTCTCGATGCGGACCTCGGTGTTGGAGGTGCGTGCCAACACCCGTCCGTACCAGCCCAGTGCCCGCGGATCCCCGTGACCGGCCAGGAGCTCGTCGCCGATGGCGGTAAGTCGAATAGTGCGGTATTCCACGAAAGACCTTTCTCAGGGCGCGTACGCACCAACATTAGCAGTCGGTTAAGCGACCTCGGGGCGGGACACCGTCGATGTCCCGCCCCGAGGGCAATTTCCGCGGTCACATCACCCTTTGGGTGCGGACCGCCCGGCGTCGAACCCTAGCGGGTGAACGCCTCGGTGATCAGGCGCGCCTGCTGGACCTCGTGGCGCTTGTGCGTGCCGGTGGAGGTCGCCGCCGATGCCTTGCGCGAGACCAGGCGCACGACCTTGCCCAGCTCGGCCGGCAGGTTCAGGCCGACGAACGGCCACGGACCCTGGTTTGCGGGCTCGTCCTGTGCCCAGACAACCTCGGCGTTCGGGTACTTGGCAGCCTCGGCCGCGATCGCCTCGGCGGGCAGCGGGTAGAGCTGCTCGACGCGCACGATTGCGGTCTTGGTGTCGTTGGCCTTGGTGCGGGCCGCTTCCAGGTCGTAGTACAGGCGACCGGAAACCAGCAGCACGCGATCGACGTCGGCCGGGTTCAGGTTGGCCGTGTCGGGGATGACCTCCTGGAAGGTGCCGGTGGTGAAGTCCTCCACCGACGAGGCCGCTGCCTTCAGGCGCAGCAGCTGCTTCGGGGTGAAGATCACCAGCGGCTTGCGCGGACGGGCGTAGGCCTGGCGGCGCAACAGGTGGAAGTGGTTGGCGCCGGTTGACGGCTGGGCCACGACCATGTTGTTCTCCGCGCACATCTGCAGGAAGCGTTCGATGCGGGCCGAGGAGTGGTCCGGGCCCTGTCCCTCGTAGCCGTGCGGAAGCATCATGACCAGCGAGGAGCGCTGGCCCCACTTCTGCTCGGCGGAGGAGATGAACTCGTCGATGACGGTCTGGGCGCCGTTGACGAAGTCGCCGAACTGCGCCTCCCAGAGCACCAGGGCGTCCGGGCGCTCGACCGAGTAGCCGTACTCGAAGCCCAGGGCCGCGTATTCGCTCAGCAGCGAGTCGTAGATCCACAGCTTGGCCTGGTCTTCGGCCAGGTTCAGCAGCGGGTACCACTCGTCTCCGTTGAGGCGGTCGTGGAAGACCGCGTGGCGCTGCACGAAGGTGCCGCGTCGCGAGTCCTGGCCCGCCAGTCGGACCGGCACGCCTTCCATGGACAGGGTGCCGAAGGCTGCGATTTCCGCCATGCCCCAGTCGATCCCGCCCTCGCGGCTCATCTTTTCGCGGCGCTCCAGGAGCACCTTGAGCTTCGGGTGGACGGTGAAGTCCTCCGGGATGGCCAGGTGTGCGGCACCGATGTGCGCCAGGGTCTCGGCGGTGATGGCCGTGTCCTTGGCGTCGATCGAGGCTGCCTCGTCCTCGCGCTGGGCCGTGGGCAGCTCCAGGTCGTGGATGGCCGAGGTGCCCGGGGTGATCACCGGGATCGGGGAGGTCTGCGCCGCGTGGGTCTCGGCGAAGACGCGCTCCAGTCGCTGCTGGTAGTCGCGCAACGCCTGGTCGGCCTCGTCCTGCGTGATGTCGCCGCGGCCGACGAGGGCCTCGGTGTACAGCTTGCGGGTCGAGCGCTTGGCCTCGATGAGGTTGTACATCATCGGCTGCGTCATCGACGGGTCGTCGCCCTCGTTGTGGCCACGGCGGCGGTAGCACACCATGTCGATGACGACGTCCTTGTTGAAGCGCTGGCGGTAGGCGAAGGCCATCTGCGCCACGTGGACCACTGACTCCGGCTCGTCGCCGTTGACGTGGAACACCGGTGCCTGGACCTGCTTGGCCACGTCGGTGGCGTACACGGAAGAGCGCGAGTTGGTCGGGGCGGTGGTGAAGCCGACCTGGTTGTTCACGATCACGTGGATCGTGCCGCCGGTCTTGTAGCCCTCGAGCTGGGAGAGCGTGAGGGTCTCGCCGACCACGCCCTGGCCCGCGAATGCGGCGTCGCCGTGCACCAGGAGCGGCAGGACGTTGAAGTCCTTGGATCCGGCGCGGTCCTGCTTGGCGCGCACGATGCCCTCGAGCACCGGGTCAACGGCCTCCAGGTGCGAGGGGTTGGCGGCCAGGTAGACCTTGGTCTGGTTGCCCTGGTCCGAGGTGTAGGAACCCTCGGTGCCCAGGTGGTACTTCACGTCGCCCGAGCCCTGGACCGAGCCCGGGGTCGCGGTGCCCTCGAACTCGCGGAAGACCTGTGCGTAGGTCTTGCCGGCGATGTTGGTCAGCACGTTCAGGCGGCCGCGGTGCGCCATGCCGATGGCGACCTCTTCCATGCCGGCGTCGGCTGCGTCGGACAGGATGCCGTCAAGCAGCGGAATCAGGGATTCGCCACCCTCCAGGGAGAAGCGCTTCTGGCCGACGAACTTGGTCTGCAGGAAGGTCTCGAAGGCCTCCGCGGAGTTCAGCTTGGCCAGGATGCGCAGCTGCTCTTCGCGGGTCGGCTTGGTGTACGGGTGCTCCAGCTCGTCCTGGAACCACTTGCGTTCCACCGGATCCTGGATGTGCATGTACTCGATGCCTATGGTGCGGCAGTAGGCGTCGCGCAGCACCCCGAGGATGTCGCGCAGCAGCAGGCGGTCCTTGCCGCCGAAGCCGCCGGTGACCCATTCGCGGTCCAGGTCCCACAGCGTCAGGCCGTAGGTCTGGATGTCCAGGTCCGGGTGGCGGCGCTGGACGTACTCGAGCGGGTTGGTGTCGGCCATCAGGTGGCCGCGCACGCGGTAGGAGTGGATCAGCTGCTGGATGCGGGCGATCTTGTTGACCTGGAGCTCGACGTCGACCTGGTTGTCGACGGCCCAGCGGACCGGCTCGTAGGGGATGCGCAGCGCTTCGAAGATCTCGTCGTAGAAGCCCTGCTCGCCCAGCAGCAGCGACTCGACGAGCTTGAGGAACTCGCCGGAGCCGGCACCCTGGATGACACGGTGGTCGTAGGTCGAGGTCAGCGTGATGACCTTGCCCACGCCCTGCAGGGCAACGGTCGACTCGGCGGCGCCGCGGAAGGCAGCCGGGTACTCGAGGGCGCCGACGCCCACGATGGTGGCCTGGCCCTTGGACAGGCGCGGCACCGAGTGCACGGTGCCGATGCCGCCGGGGTTGGTCAGCGAGACAGTGGTGCCGGCGTAGTCGTCGGCGGTGAGCTTGTTGGCGCGGGCGCGCTTGATCAGGCCCTCGTAGGTCTCCCAGAATTCGGAGAAGGACAGGGTTTCTGCTGCCTTGATGTTGGGAACCGCAAGCATGCGCGAGCCATCGGGCTTGGGCATGTCGATGGCGATGCCGAAGTTCACGTGGGCCGGCTGGATCGCCATCGGCTTGCCGTCGATCTCGGCGTAGGTGACGTTCTGCGAGGGGAAGAGCTTCAGTGCACGGATCACGGCGAAGCCGATGATGTGCGTGAAGGAGATCTTTCCGCCACGGGCGCGCTTGAGGTGGTTGTTGATGACCACGCGGTTGTCGATCAGGGCCTTGGCCGGGACCGCACGCACCGTGGTGGCCGTCGGAACGGTCAGCGACTGCTCCATGTTGGTGGCGATGGCCTTGGCCGGGCCGCGCAGCTGGGTACGCTTTTCCTCGCCCGATGCCGAGCTGCCGGTGCCCTTGGGCAGCTGCGCCGGGATCGGCTGGGACTTGGTGGCCGGGGCCGGGTCGGCCGGGACGCGCGGTGCGGCTGCAGCGGCGGAACCTGCGGTGGAGGATTCCGCGGAGGCGCTGGGGGTGGTGCCGGTGACGTCAACGACGCGGGCCTGCGTTGCGGCGCGCGGTGCGGCAGGAGGGGCAGCCGGTGCCGGGGCCGGGGTTGCCGCGACCGGAACCTCCGCTGCCGGGGGTGCGGCAGCCTGGTCCGAATTGAGGGACGCGAAGATGTCCCACCATTTCTTGTCTACCGAGTTCTTGTCCTTGAGGAACTGTTGGTACAGCTCATCGACTAGCCATTCGTTCCCGCCGAACTCTTCGGTGAGTCGGTGGTGCGATTGATCTGGCACGGTATTACGCCTCTTCTCCCTGTATTTCCGTTTGTCTAAGCGCCTTCGAGCGGAAACCCGTCACGAGGGCATAGTTCTAGACCTGCTAAGTAGTCTAGTGACTAATCTCCGCCGGATGGGAACCAATGAGCCGGGTATCACATGCGTGGCGCGTCGAACGGCGATTCAAGCGACCGGCCTCACACCCTGCGCCCCCGGTGCACCATTCGGGGCGCCGGGGGACCTCTTGCGTCGGTGCCCGGCCCGGGGAGCGGCGCATGTGCTCAAGTCGCGGTTCAGATACACTGACATTGTTATGGACAGCCACTCTCTGTGCCGGCCAGTCGTGAAATCACGCGGTGCCGGCCACACATGTCATTGCTCACCCAGTTCGATCTCCCCATCGGAGCCTTCTTGTTGCCGGCGCACACACCCTAGATTTCCGGGTCTCGGCGTTTCCGCCCCCCGAATCCGCTCCGCCGCCGGGGCGGTGAGACACTAGATGGAATGGTTGCTGCTGGCCGTTGGCCTGCTGTTGATCCTGGGCACCGGCTTCTTCGTCGCCGTCGAATTTTCCCTCGTCGCTCTCGACCAGGCCAATGTGCAGGAAGCCGTCGACGCGGGGGACACCAAGGCCATTGCCCTGCTGCACTGCCTCAAGTCCCTCTCCACCCAACTCTCCTCCTGCCAGCTGGGCATCACCCTGACGACGCTGCTGACCGGCTACGTCATCGAACCCTCGGTGGGCAAGCTGCTCCAGGGCCCGCTGCTGGCTCTCGGGCTCGGGGACTCCGCGGTTCCGGTGTCCCTGGTCGTGGCGATGCTGCTGGCCACGCTGCTGTCGATGGTCATCGGCGAACTGGTCCCGAAGAACCTGGCCATCGCCAAGGCCTTCGACATCGGCCGCGCGCTCGCCCGGCCGCAATTGATCTTCACCGCCATCTTCAAGCCGGCCATCGTCTTGCTCAACGGCTTCTCCAACAAGGTCCTGCACCTGTTCGGCCTGGAGGTCAAGGAGGAGATCTCCGGGGCGCGCTCCCCGGCCGAGCTGGTCTCGCTGGTGCGCCGCAGTGCGGCAATGGGCACCCTGGACAAGGAGGCGGCGCTCTTCGTTGACCGCACCGTGCGCTTCTCCGAGCGCTCGGCCGCCGACGTGATGACCCCGCGCACCAGGATGCAGACCATCGAGCACGACGCCCACGTCCAGGAGGTCATCGAGCTGGCGAAGAAGACCGGGTACTCCCGCTTCCCCGTCACCGACGGGTCCACCGACGAGATCAAGGGCGTCTGCCACGTCAAGACCATCATTGCCATCCCGCGCGACAAGCGCGCCGGCAAGGAGGTCGGGGAGAACAAGACCCCGGTGATCTTCGTCCCGGAAACCGTGCACCTGGACACGCTGCTGGTGCAGCTTCGCGGCGCAAACCTGCAAATGGCGATCGTGCTTGACGAATATGGCGGAACCGCCGGAATGGTCACCTTGGAAGACCTGATTGAGGAAATCGTCGGCGAAGTCGCCGACGAGCACGACTCCGCGGGGCCCGAGGTGCGCCAACTGCCCGACGGCTCCTGGATGATCCCGGGCATGTTCCGCCCGGACCAGCTCAACGAGCTCATCGGCGAGGTCGAGATCCCCGACGATGCCGCCTACGAAACCGTGGGCGGGTTCGTGATGGCCGAACTGGGCCGGATCCCGTTCCTCGGCGACGAGGTCGACACCGAGGGTGGTGCGTTCACCGTCACCGCGCTGGACAAGCGCCGCGTCGCGGAGCTGCACTTCGTGCCGCGCCCGCCGACAACTTCGAGCGCGTCCTCGGCATCAAGCCCGGACGAAGCCACGGAGGGACGGGCATGAACGACTTTTCCGGCCTGCTCTGGCTGATTGTCTTGTTGCTGGGCAACGCGTTCTTCGTCGCGGCGGAATTCGCCGTGATGTCCGCCCGCCGCTCCCAGATCGAACCGCTGGCCGACGCGGGGGACAAGCGTGCGATCCGCGCGCTGAAGGCCATGGAATCGGTCTCCATCATGCTCGCGGTGTGCCAGCTGGGCATCACCGTGTGCTCGCTGCTGATCCTGAACGTCGCCGAACCGGCGATCCACCACCTCTTCGTGGTGCCGCTGCAGTTCCTGGGCCTGACCGAGGCGCTGGCCGGATCCGTCGCGTTCCTGCTGGCGCTGCTGATCGTCACCTTCCTGCACGTGACCTTCGGCGAGATGGTGCCGAAGAACATCTCGGTGTCGATGGCCGACAAGGCGGTGCTGCTGCTGGCCGGGCCGCTGTTGTGGCTCTCGGTGGGCGTGCACCCGATCGTGGTTTCGCTGAACTGGATCGCCAACCGCTTCCTGCACCTGATGGGGATCGAGCCCAAGAACGAGGTGAACTCCGCGTTCACCGCCGCCGAGGTGCAGTCGATCATTGCTTCCTCGGCGCGCTATGGCACGCTGGAGGCCGACGATGCGATCATGCTGCGCAAGGCGCTGGAGTTCTCCGACCTCACCGCCTCCGCCACCATGGTAGACCGCGACCAGGTTGTCACCCTGGAGCAGGGCACCACGGTGCAGGAATTCGAGCGCACCGTGGGCCGGACCGGCTTCTCGCGCATCGTCATCGCCCGGGACGGGGAATTCGTGGGCTACTGGCACATGAAGGACGTCATGGCGCTGCCCGACGACAGGTACCGCGAACCGGTCACCGACATCGAGCTGCGCCCCATGGGCGTGGTGGCCGGTGATGCGGAGATCGAAGATGCGATGGAGCAGATGCGTGCCGACGGCAAGCACCTGGCCCGCGTGGTCGACGGGACCGGCGCCACCCTGGGGATCCTGTTCCTGGAGGACGTGCTGGAGCAGCTGGTCGGGGAAATCGACGACCAGAACCAGAAACGCGGCATCCGCCGGGAAAACCGCAGCGCCCAATAATGCGAATGACTCGCAATTGAGATAGTCTGGGGTCTGTTGGTTTTCCCCCCGAAAGGTCCCGTACGCACCGCATGAACAAACCACTTCGCGCCCTCGCCGCCGCTGCCTGCCTCCTGTTGCTCTCCGCCTGCGCCACCGCGCCGGCGGGCCAAGGCGCACAACCCGGCGCTGCCGGGCCGGTGCTCGAGGTGGTGGCATCGA encodes:
- the rsrA gene encoding mycothiol system anti-sigma-R factor; this encodes MGDCQSLGDCDDKRIVRLYEYLDGALSLQDLSEVKAHLEHCAECTEEYDLECIIRSVVRRSCQEIAPDTLKSKIITRISEIRVESGHA
- a CDS encoding GDSL-type esterase/lipase family protein, whose product is MEYRTIRLTAIGDELLAGHGDPRALGWYGRVLARTSNTEVRIESYTLAAPGEGTEALSTRWFDEASRRFGENVDNRLVIALSDRDLDLGLSTARSRLNLANILDSASQMSIKALVVGPAPGLDPERNARLAELSHVYADVATRRKHHYVDTFTPLQNHAQWRNDLSVNGGLPGQAGYGLMAWLVLHRGWYSWLGLPEPGAG
- a CDS encoding 50S ribosomal protein bL37, with protein sequence MSKRARKRKDRKRGGANHGKRPNT
- a CDS encoding hemolysin family protein, which encodes MNDFSGLLWLIVLLLGNAFFVAAEFAVMSARRSQIEPLADAGDKRAIRALKAMESVSIMLAVCQLGITVCSLLILNVAEPAIHHLFVVPLQFLGLTEALAGSVAFLLALLIVTFLHVTFGEMVPKNISVSMADKAVLLLAGPLLWLSVGVHPIVVSLNWIANRFLHLMGIEPKNEVNSAFTAAEVQSIIASSARYGTLEADDAIMLRKALEFSDLTASATMVDRDQVVTLEQGTTVQEFERTVGRTGFSRIVIARDGEFVGYWHMKDVMALPDDRYREPVTDIELRPMGVVAGDAEIEDAMEQMRADGKHLARVVDGTGATLGILFLEDVLEQLVGEIDDQNQKRGIRRENRSAQ
- the aroA gene encoding 3-phosphoshikimate 1-carboxyvinyltransferase — its product is MSTQETLDTAWDAPHPELPVDGTVIVPASKSLTNRYLLLAALAEGPSRISNALASRDSDLMIGALRALGTGIETRQVADGTLELLITPMDLGADMGRVDIDCGLAGTVMRFVPPLAALARGSFTFDGDPHARLRPMAPVLNALSDLGVPLAEHGEPGLLPATVTGTGSLAGGRITVDASGSSQFISALLLVAARTEHGLEITAAAGRIASPDHIEMTVATLRELGVVITRPDERSWKVEPGNISAFERTMEPDLSNAGPFLAAAMVTGGTVRVPHWPTSTTQVGDQWRTILTRMGASITHHADGTLELTGPAEISGIDYADASELAPTLAAICALATGPSRLTGIAHLRGHETDRLAALVTEINNLGGSATELADGLLIEPAPLHGGEFATYADHRMATAGAIIGLAVPGVKVLDIGTTAKTMPDFPELWTTLAASGKAAH
- a CDS encoding hemolysin family protein, which translates into the protein MEWLLLAVGLLLILGTGFFVAVEFSLVALDQANVQEAVDAGDTKAIALLHCLKSLSTQLSSCQLGITLTTLLTGYVIEPSVGKLLQGPLLALGLGDSAVPVSLVVAMLLATLLSMVIGELVPKNLAIAKAFDIGRALARPQLIFTAIFKPAIVLLNGFSNKVLHLFGLEVKEEISGARSPAELVSLVRRSAAMGTLDKEAALFVDRTVRFSERSAADVMTPRTRMQTIEHDAHVQEVIELAKKTGYSRFPVTDGSTDEIKGVCHVKTIIAIPRDKRAGKEVGENKTPVIFVPETVHLDTLLVQLRGANLQMAIVLDEYGGTAGMVTLEDLIEEIVGEVADEHDSAGPEVRQLPDGSWMIPGMFRPDQLNELIGEVEIPDDAAYETVGGFVMAELGRIPFLGDEVDTEGGAFTVTALDKRRVAELHFVPRPPTTSSASSASSPDEATEGRA
- a CDS encoding multifunctional oxoglutarate decarboxylase/oxoglutarate dehydrogenase thiamine pyrophosphate-binding subunit/dihydrolipoyllysine-residue succinyltransferase subunit → MPDQSHHRLTEEFGGNEWLVDELYQQFLKDKNSVDKKWWDIFASLNSDQAAAPPAAEVPVAATPAPAPAAPPAAPRAATQARVVDVTGTTPSASAESSTAGSAAAAAPRVPADPAPATKSQPIPAQLPKGTGSSASGEEKRTQLRGPAKAIATNMEQSLTVPTATTVRAVPAKALIDNRVVINNHLKRARGGKISFTHIIGFAVIRALKLFPSQNVTYAEIDGKPMAIQPAHVNFGIAIDMPKPDGSRMLAVPNIKAAETLSFSEFWETYEGLIKRARANKLTADDYAGTTVSLTNPGGIGTVHSVPRLSKGQATIVGVGALEYPAAFRGAAESTVALQGVGKVITLTSTYDHRVIQGAGSGEFLKLVESLLLGEQGFYDEIFEALRIPYEPVRWAVDNQVDVELQVNKIARIQQLIHSYRVRGHLMADTNPLEYVQRRHPDLDIQTYGLTLWDLDREWVTGGFGGKDRLLLRDILGVLRDAYCRTIGIEYMHIQDPVERKWFQDELEHPYTKPTREEQLRILAKLNSAEAFETFLQTKFVGQKRFSLEGGESLIPLLDGILSDAADAGMEEVAIGMAHRGRLNVLTNIAGKTYAQVFREFEGTATPGSVQGSGDVKYHLGTEGSYTSDQGNQTKVYLAANPSHLEAVDPVLEGIVRAKQDRAGSKDFNVLPLLVHGDAAFAGQGVVGETLTLSQLEGYKTGGTIHVIVNNQVGFTTAPTNSRSSVYATDVAKQVQAPVFHVNGDEPESVVHVAQMAFAYRQRFNKDVVIDMVCYRRRGHNEGDDPSMTQPMMYNLIEAKRSTRKLYTEALVGRGDITQDEADQALRDYQQRLERVFAETHAAQTSPIPVITPGTSAIHDLELPTAQREDEAASIDAKDTAITAETLAHIGAAHLAIPEDFTVHPKLKVLLERREKMSREGGIDWGMAEIAAFGTLSMEGVPVRLAGQDSRRGTFVQRHAVFHDRLNGDEWYPLLNLAEDQAKLWIYDSLLSEYAALGFEYGYSVERPDALVLWEAQFGDFVNGAQTVIDEFISSAEQKWGQRSSLVMMLPHGYEGQGPDHSSARIERFLQMCAENNMVVAQPSTGANHFHLLRRQAYARPRKPLVIFTPKQLLRLKAAASSVEDFTTGTFQEVIPDTANLNPADVDRVLLVSGRLYYDLEAARTKANDTKTAIVRVEQLYPLPAEAIAAEAAKYPNAEVVWAQDEPANQGPWPFVGLNLPAELGKVVRLVSRKASAATSTGTHKRHEVQQARLITEAFTR
- a CDS encoding sigma-70 family RNA polymerase sigma factor, with the translated sequence MTENIQGTDTVPVADETEAQRRERFERDALQYVDQLYSAAMRMARNPADAEDLVQEAYTKAYSAFHQYKPGTNLKAWLYRILTNTYINLYRKRQREPLRTGTDTVEDWQMAKAAEHTPAGLRSAEVEALDHLPDSDVKNALQSIAEEFRLAVYFVDVEGFPYKDAAEILGVPIGTVMSRLHRGRKQLRELLADYAHERGIGVAQRTQGAPTPGAEKK